One segment of Solanum lycopersicum chromosome 1, SLM_r2.1 DNA contains the following:
- the LOC101251618 gene encoding protein TEEBE — MRRTVVLNPVILKPFYIIPSYLILSSPQLLLHSANMVFKVSVLILFSFLFTASAVRPAPPLEGLLPNGNFEELPKAKDLKKKTVLQGKYALPKWEINGLVEYISGGPQPGGMYFAVAHGVHAVRLGNEASISQTIPVKKGSLYALTFGASRTCAQEEVLRVSVPPQTGDLPLQTLYSSNGGDTYAWGFYATSNVVKITFHNPGVQEDPACGPLLDAVAIKELFPPRPTRVNLVKNAGFEEGPHLLINSSHGVLLPPKQEDLTSPLPGWIIESLKAVKFLDSAHFNVPFGQAAVELLAGRESALAQIIRTVPKKVYAFTFSVGDAKNGCHGDMMVEAFAAKETFKVPFKSQGKGSFKTVSFKFTAIADRTRITFYSSFYHTKINDYGALCGPVVDEVKVTPVA, encoded by the exons ATGAGAAGAACAGTAGTACTAAATCCTGTAATTCTTAAACCCTTTTATATAATACCCTCTTACCTTATTCTTTCTTCTCCTCAGCTTCTTCTTCACTCTGCAAATATGGTGTTCAAAGTTTCAGTTTTGATTCTTTTCTCATTTCTCTTCACAGCCTCTGCTGTTCGCCCAGCTCCTCCTCTTGAAG GATTACTTCCAAATGGTAATTTTGAAGAGCTACCAAAGGCAAAAGACCTCAAGAAGAAAACAGTGCTTCAAGGTAAATATGCTTTGCCCAAATGGGAGATTAATGGCTTAGTGGAGTATATTTCTGGCGGGCCTCAGCCCGGTGGGATGTACTTTGCAGTCGCCCACGGTGTCCACGCTGTGAGGCTTGGGAATGAGGCTTCAATTTCTCAGACAATTCCAGTCAAGAAAGGCTCTTTGTATGCACTTACTTTTGGGGCATCAAGAACTTGTGCTCAAGAAGAGGTGTTGAGGGTGTCAGTGCCTCCTCAAACAGGAGACCTTCCTTTGCAGACCCTTTATAGCAGCAATGGTGGTGATACTTATGCTTGGGGTTTCTACGCCACCTCTAATGTTGTTAAAATTACCTTTCATAATCCTGGAGTTCAAGAGGATCCTGCTTGTGGTCCACTCTTGGATGCTGTTGCTATCAAAGAACTTTTTCCACCTCGCCCTACAAGAG TGAACTTGGTTAAAAATGCTGGTTTTGAAGAAGGACCTCACCTCTTGATAAACTCTTCACATGGAGTTCTCCTCCCTCCCAAGCAGGAAGATTTGACATCCCCACTTCCAGGATGGATCATTGAGTCACTCAAAGcagtgaaattcttggattcaGCTCATTTCAATGTCCCGTTTGGCCAAGCTGCAGTGGAACTTCTTGCAGGGAGAGAAAGTGCCCTCGCGCAAATCATTAGGACGGTCCCTAAGAAGGTCTACGCCTTCACATTCTCTGTTGGTGATGCAAAGAATGGTTGTCATGGTGATATGATGGTTGAAGCATTTGCTGCTAAAGAAACGTTCAAAGTTCCCTTCAAATCACAAGGCAAAGGCAGCTTCAAAACTGTTAGTTTCAAGTTCACAGCTATTGCAGACAGAACCAGAATTACTTTCTACAGTTCTTTTTACCACACAAAGATCAATGACTATGGCGCTCTTTGTGGCCCTGTTGTTGATGAAGTTAAGGTGACCCCTGTTGCTTAG